TTACCTGTGAGCATTTCAGTTGGGGATGCAATATAGTTAGTATAAATACGTGAGATGTTTTGTAATAACTGATTTGATGCTACATTTGAAATCATTTCTTTACTGTTCATATGTTTATGGACTAGATTGCTTTCTTGGTTCGGTTGTATGTTGGGTTTATAAGCTCGGATATGTTTTTCCACCTCCAGAGTTTTCAAATACAGTGTAGCAGAAATTGATTTGAGAGGCGAGAACCGTGTAGATGCAGAATGGATGGCATACTTGGGAGCGTTCCAGTACTTGTCTTCTCTGTTTCTCACAGATTGccataaaatcaataattcggCGCTTTGGTGTATAACAGGTTTACAATTGATTCGTTGTTGGTACTTTATTTGCCACCTTataaatatctttattttttagtaGACATCGAGCATTGATTACATGATTTACCTGCGGTCAGATTTATGTGAGTGCTGAACTGAGTGATTGCGGTAACAGATGTAGAGGTTTTATGTGTTTTGGGTTTTCACAATTGCTCGATTCCTTCAATTCAGGGATGATTAGTTTAAAGGAGGTGGACCTTTCAAGATGCTCCAAGATAACCGACGCTGGTGTTAAGCATCTTCTGTCGATTCCAGCCCTTGAGAAGTTGAGCATTTCTGAAACAGGTGTTACAGCAGATGGAGTTGCACTTCTTGCTTCACTAACCAGTTTGTTAGTTTTGGACCTAGGAGGGTTACCTGTCACAGATTCAGCTCTGGGTTCTCTTCAGGTAGAAAATTTTCTCTCTCCTCTCTCCACCTTGCCCCCCACCCAGCTTGCTGCTACTAATGGATATTGGTATTGTTATGGGCTTTTAACCCATTCCTTTGCTAAGGGATCTGAACTTACTTTTGGTGCAGCTGTGATGCGATGGTACTGTGAGTCTTTCATGCAGCAAACGTAAACTGGACATAATTGTTATTCAGATGTGCTACTCTGTTGTTTATACTCAAAGTTTTcttagtttttaattttttctgtcCAATGTGTAAGTTGGTCCCGtctaatttaaataatgaaCAATTTTTTTAGGTTCTCACAAAATTGGAACACCTAGACCTTTGGGGGAGTGAAGTGTCTAATGAAGGAGTTATTCATCTCAAGCATCTCCCtaagttgaaaattttaaatctagCTTGGACTGGTGTGACAGAGTTGCCTAATTTGTCATCTCTTGCATGCCTGAACCTGAGTAACTGCACCATACTTTCTCTATTTGAAGGGATTCGTCATAAAGTTCAGTTGGAGAAACTCATAATGCATGGGGCTAAAATTACAGATGCTTACGAAGTTTTCCAGTGTGTTGAAACTAATACGCTTAGTTTCTTGGATATATCCAACTGTTCCCTCGATTCATTCTGCTTTTTATCTTCTATGGAAGCAATGGCCCATTTGATTCTTGGTGATAGCTCACTGGTTGACAATTCAGTTGAACACATAGCATATATAGGAGCTAATTTAAGATACTTGAATCTTTGCAATACAAGAATAAGTTCTGAGGGGATTGGAGCATTAGCTGGACTTGTTCCTATTCTTGAAACTATACTGTTGGCCGGCACACTCGTTGATGATTCAGCTGTCCTATATATTAGCATGATGCCATCACTCAAAGTTATCGACCTAAGCAGGACAAATGTGAAAGGAGGTAGACTTGTGTTCAGAAAACATTATGTTCCTTTCATTTTCAAGTCATCTTTTGTTGTTTACAATGTGGGACCGAATGAAGCTAATTTTTCGGTCTGCTGCAACAGGTCTGATTCACTACAAGGATAATGTTGCTGACGAGGTCCCTTCATTTTCCGCTCTGCAAAATCTCAGTCACCTGGAAAAACTAGACTTGGAGGAAATACAAATTAAGGATGCAGCATTGTGCCCACTTTCTAACTTCGGCAGATTGAGCTATTTGTCTCTAAGAACTGATTCTCTTACAGACGCATGTCTTTACTTTGCATCTTGTGTTCCAaaactgattcagttcagtGTTCGCGATGCTTTGCTTACCAATGCCGGGATCGATTTATTTGTTCCTCCTCCAAAACTAGAGGTCCTTGATCTCAGGGGTTGTTGGTTGTTGACAAAAGATTGTCTTTTATCTTTCTGTCAAAAGCACCCTCAGATTAAAGTGAGTCACGAGCTTGTGACGACACTTGACAAGGGGAATTCCCTTTATTTATCTCCTCCACGAGACATTATGATCTCACAACCCAAGCGAAAGCAGGAAAAGTTGTCAATGCCAATCATTAAACCCGATGATATTTTTCTAGGTATGTTTCTGAAATTTATCTCGACCATCGGTGTTTATGAAGATCTCGTAACCATTTATAAGTGTTGCCTCAGCAGATCAAAGATTGAAATATAGCAGAGATGATTTACTCTCTATGCGATTTTCATCTGCGCCAGCTTCAACTTCAACTTCCAATCCTCAAGGTAATTTGATATGACACTTAAAACATCGGGATGTGACTTTTTTGCTGTGTTAAGAGTAATTGAAGTTGATTGTGAGAATAGTTATTAAACAATTACTCTAATATATTATTGTACATTATGAAATAAGATAGAAACAATTCCTTTGCATTTGGACAGTTATAGTTCAGTGTCCTCGTCTTTTGGCATCAAAAGCTTCAATTTAATTCCACCAATTTTCTCACGATTTTTTCCTTTCTCATGTCTTCAAGCAACGGTTTAGCATTGTGGAACCAAGATTTCAGTGTAGAAAGGGTAAAActaaaactatatatttatttatttttaaaaaacatatggATAGAGAATATAATATTTCGTGATTATATATAAGACATAAAAATCCacgtacaaaatattaaatagcTGAGGgtaatgatatattttataccATCCAAATAAAGAAGAATTAAATATTGGCACCATGGACATTCGTCAATAAGTAATCAACACAGAATTTGTTCCTTAATTGCACGGTTTTGAGTCCTTGGAATCTTGAAAAGTCGAAAAATTAACATTTATTATTTGGTTGATCGAGTTTTGACATATGGAGAAGCTCACTAAAAAAACTGGTGGTGGTGGAGAAATAATGTTCTACAATATTATGTtagattttttataaatttttttattggagGTTGGTTCGTGGGATTGATGACATAACAATTTTAAActctaattattataaaactcGAAACAAACGTAGAATGAGACTGAATATCATCAATTGCACAAATTGGTGTCTAAAGAATTTTGAAAACGTAACATTCCTCTCCTCGTCCTCCCTAGATATACTACCAAAacccaaatatattttgaagtcGAAGGTTCTGCAAGCAAGCTTGTATTCATGTATTCTTTTCAATTTCAtataatcaaaaaataattatttaatcactTAGCGGGTCAATTTGAAGGCCTTCTCCCAACTTCTAGAATTGCCCATTACCCCTGGTAGTAGTAGTAGCTCAAGGAATTATAAGCGACGCTCCCTTTGAAATTTGAATCCAATTTTggagataaaaatatataatttaaaatttacatcTTCAATCGACTTTTTTAAGTGATTTTACCAATCACAAGCAGAAACAATTTATACTTAAGACACGATAACTAAGAATTgtctttataattttcaaaaaacgaAAGTATATTCACTAAAAACATCTTTAAAATTACTATTTTAAGAGCTTCCCATAACTTCAAAATCAGATCAACTTCGATTCAACATTTTagaatgatttaaaattaaataatttttttttataaaagatatTAGGAGAATTTACACACATAATGGCCTTTTGTGTAAATTTCCTAGGTAATTTACAGAAATtccattactttttttttaaacacagTTTTAGTTCTTAAGAAATGACTTTGACATTCAAGTGAGTTACAATTCAATACAAGTTGTGAACGTTATTGAATtattaacttaatttttttaccacatttcaaatataaaataaaatacaaacagccttacatttttcatttttgccCTCTAATGGCACCGACTATTAGTTGGCGATGATAATAGTCGCTTGAATTTtgataaagaaaatattttgtaactGGAGGGTACAGAGGTTTGCAAAGATTTTTGGAAATGGGTTTTATTACCTCACAGTTGGAAGAACTGCCAAGGCCAAGAAGGCAGCAGCTGCAGACGTGATTCTGGTCGAGTGAGCCTTTGATTCCCATGTTTACTCATCTAACCAGAGAAACTCACATAAAAATTGTGAAACAAACTTGAAAAATTACCCATTAACCACAGCAGCAGCACACAAACGGACAAGGAAAAAAAACCGATTGCCATTTTTAAACTAAGAAATATAAACCGTCTCAATGTGTACTTTCAGGAGAATGATGTATCCGACTTAAAATTACTGACTCGGACACAACTAACTCTGGCATCATCGCCTCTGAACACACATCAGTTAGAATTGTACCATAACTAGTAACACCAGACTTTACGTCCTCAGTGTTACCATCATTTTTCACCTCAGCAGGTAAAGGAGCATGGAACCCTTCGATGCTTTCCTCAGACAAAGGTCCCTCCTCAATGATCTGATCCTTTAGCAGTAATTTTGAGGCTAAATTCACCATCATGTTATCATGTTCTTTGGTAGAAATTGGCTCTTTGGATTTTACCATTGCGTTGGCCGGTGGTAGATCAAGATTTTGATGGGCAGATACAATATAACCTTCAGCATCTGATGAAGTATTTGGAGGAGTAAACTCCACATTCACATGCGAAAGTGCGTATTTTCCATCTTGCATGTCACTGGTACTAGAAGGCTTCTCAGTTTTATTGTCTTCTATGTTAAGATCCTCGTGATCAGACTTCGTAAAAGGTAGGTTGGCACTTGAAAATTTCTCCCCGTTCATAACTTTGTCAAAGCTACCTTTTTGGCTCTCATAAAGTGTTATTGCTTTCTGCAATCACAATTGAATCGAAACCAGGAAAAAAAATCAGGGTACTTGAAAATTGGCATTTCAATAGAAACAGACAAGAACGTGGAAAGCCCTAAAGGGTTCCTTACCAAATAAATAAACCCATGCATATGTAATAAAACCAAACAGATTCTACTAGAAAGGTCTCTTTTTTCTAGGTCTTCTAGCTGCTGCCTATACATCTCAACACAGAAGGTGAAAGGGATCGATCATGGATTAATAGGAGAATTTACACACAGATGAATTATCTACTTTTGCTCATCAGAAAAACTGCAGTATCAGCAAAACATCACAAATAAATTCACGGACACTAATGCCGACAAAACAATCATTTCATTGGACAATGATAAATTGATGTAAGAAAAATTTCACTGATCTACAATGGGCATCGAAATTTAAATGAATTGTAAGTCACTGTATTCTATATTGTGAGTATGCTTATAAAATATTCCTTTAAACACAAAAACACACCATTCTTCAACATAATCAAATACCTGGAAAACAGAATCATCCACAGTGTCAGATAGGGGAGACCATAAAATTTGGTGAGGTGCTACTTTAGCTTCTATGGCCTCCTgtcataaaaaatgaaaataataaaaaaaacaattatttttataatatgagTAGAACAATATGATGAAATACATATGGCAGTGTCCTTTACCTCGATGAATAATATCTTTAAATCATCTATATCAGAAATTATGCTCTGATCCATATAAATAAAACCTCTGCACTGATTGAATAACTCAGGTTCAGTAAGATCAGCAGAAATATCAAGCTTGGAAAGGTAAACCAGGCAAAAAGGTACATCATCCTTCTCTGAGATTTTAGCTAAATTACTAGTATCCTTGAGGTTATTACTGGGAGCATCCGCAGAATTAATTTCGGATTCATAAGTGGATTGGTTAACATAATTGATCGCTGCCTGCTGATCAGGAAAAATTTGTTCATTTTGAGTTGGCTGAATAGATTGACCAGCCAATGCTTCATCTGTATTCAGTGAAAAGTCATTCTCTTGGTCATATGATTGCATCTCCAAGCACGCAGTGTTACTTGGCCCCTTCCATAAATCTCCAGTTGTATCCCAGCCATGACCACCAGGCAGGCTTCTAGAATGGTCCCACCCTGGCCTACCGTATCTGTGAGCCTCATCCCGATAGACAGCATGACTAGCATCCCAAGAATGCAATGGATTACACGAATCATCAACAGGATTGTGCCATCCCATTGGGCGAACAGGGACTGAAAATCTGTCATTGTCGGAAATGTGATAAGGAGCAGGATGGTTTGAATCCACAGGTGGTCTGATGCCAAACATTGCTGGAGCTGGAAATGGCTGCATTACTGAATGAAAACCGACAGGGGGCGGAGGATGTGGGAAAGATCTGAAACCATTTGGAACAGTAGACGGCCAGCTTGGAACGCCTCTCCAACGATTTCCTCGAATTCTTCCCAGATTAGGATCACCGCCTCCGCTCCTCCTATGATGGTTGTTCGACTTAAATCTATTTTCATCTTCAATCGAGCCTGACATTAAAGGGCTATCTACCCCTGTTCTCAGCGGAGGAAGAGGTGGAAACGACTTAGAACCTCCAGATAAATGGTTATTTCGTGTAAAAGAGGAAGACATGGATAGAGTATCAGATTCAGCTTGTGAATGTTCATCTCTAGGAAGCAAATTCATGGCCAACTCACGACGTTCCCTACCTTCCTTCCCAGTGTGGTCCTTCATATCTTGAGAGCCACTACTCTGCATCAATTcatcaatatcaatatttcgTCTTACATCAGACCTATTAAACTGTCTCATATCAGTATTTGAGGATGGAGATTTATCCGGTCGTTTCAATGGTGATGAACGAGTGTCTGATTTTAAACGTCTTTCAGCAGATGACTCTCTCAAATGGCCATCTTCTTTCTGGCCAAGTTTCTCCAGTGACCAAGATGAGGTCTTTTCAGATCCTCCCAGAGCATAATCTCTACCAGAAGTCATATTGTGCCGAAGTCTTTCTTCATCACTATATTCCCTATGCTTGTATTCATCCTGCTTAGTGAGCCTGGACAAAAGCCAAAGGAAGTGTATACGCATGTTTGATCAGAACAACAAACTATACACtaaattattgttattaattaAATGCATATGCTACAACAGAACACGAAAATATAAGCAATAGCA
The DNA window shown above is from Primulina huaijiensis isolate GDHJ02 chromosome 12, ASM1229523v2, whole genome shotgun sequence and carries:
- the LOC140990699 gene encoding uncharacterized protein, with the translated sequence MESNLVNLCIEAATESAAAVEKWRRQRRTLERMPFQLGEALLHRLVRRRILFPSLLEVFKYSVAEIDLRGENRVDAEWMAYLGAFQYLSSLFLTDCHKINNSALWCITGMISLKEVDLSRCSKITDAGVKHLLSIPALEKLSISETGVTADGVALLASLTSLLVLDLGGLPVTDSALGSLQVLTKLEHLDLWGSEVSNEGVIHLKHLPKLKILNLAWTGVTELPNLSSLACLNLSNCTILSLFEGIRHKVQLEKLIMHGAKITDAYEVFQCVETNTLSFLDISNCSLDSFCFLSSMEAMAHLILGDSSLVDNSVEHIAYIGANLRYLNLCNTRISSEGIGALAGLVPILETILLAGTLVDDSAVLYISMMPSLKVIDLSRTNVKGGLIHYKDNVADEVPSFSALQNLSHLEKLDLEEIQIKDAALCPLSNFGRLSYLSLRTDSLTDACLYFASCVPKLIQFSVRDALLTNAGIDLFVPPPKLEVLDLRGCWLLTKDCLLSFCQKHPQIKVSHELVTTLDKGNSLYLSPPRDIMISQPKRKQEKLSMPIIKPDDIFLDQRLKYSRDDLLSMRFSSAPASTSTSNPQGNLI
- the LOC140990749 gene encoding uncharacterized protein, with amino-acid sequence MPRSSRHRSHKQSKHSSKDHPDSEEDVRTKDKGSRDENLANASRDSATGEKRKISSQAREGKEGKDPNGCGNASEECFSSKRRKEKTDIGHAGDRWNGGGEERGNSDRTVEKEKIKGDNSKTESKLKEVGNKGESSKMEWKNMDKKYESGSAGEMESSAVVVVKEDSRSKGESKRKSERDHSGQKEGKEYKGKDRRPDKEKEKNLGQVSKRGDAKINLVDMDVGNKQELQQSGDLGVERKVKRGRENSDFPVKLELQNPELDKEVDKRLCRRRESSSDRGKHHDDFKEGDERGLSSRSDHVKDVKYKDDKPKDRIYVDKYHEDDHKNDGQRDEKYHEEMKNDNKHRDGKHKEDVKKDAKRREDRHRGDGDRDNRHKDEKHREDGEKDTKGKDDKYWDGADRRRDYRHCEDSERESRRVDNRYRDDGEKNGRHGDVRHYENGDRDDRHRENDYREDSHKDNITKEEKHRKDFERESRYKDDKHVDDFDREKRPREAKYGEELATRYCSGNKSDPRHSNDGVCAADHHSKHSSTHDDSPMHDDIKVRYRDDQGRRRTTEKQDNRDVRSRSTKDHRFDSEKRSGSEAGMDSVPDRGRSTSRNAEIELNLSHSRRGRSPSSSSLTPRDNYRLTKQDEYKHREYSDEERLRHNMTSGRDYALGGSEKTSSWSLEKLGQKEDGHLRESSAERRLKSDTRSSPLKRPDKSPSSNTDMRQFNRSDVRRNIDIDELMQSSGSQDMKDHTGKEGRERRELAMNLLPRDEHSQAESDTLSMSSSFTRNNHLSGGSKSFPPLPPLRTGVDSPLMSGSIEDENRFKSNNHHRRSGGGDPNLGRIRGNRWRGVPSWPSTVPNGFRSFPHPPPPVGFHSVMQPFPAPAMFGIRPPVDSNHPAPYHISDNDRFSVPVRPMGWHNPVDDSCNPLHSWDASHAVYRDEAHRYGRPGWDHSRSLPGGHGWDTTGDLWKGPSNTACLEMQSYDQENDFSLNTDEALAGQSIQPTQNEQIFPDQQAAINYVNQSTYESEINSADAPSNNLKDTSNLAKISEKDDVPFCLVYLSKLDISADLTEPELFNQCRGFIYMDQSIISDIDDLKILFIEEAIEAKVAPHQILWSPLSDTVDDSVFQKAITLYESQKGSFDKVMNGEKFSSANLPFTKSDHEDLNIEDNKTEKPSSTSDMQDGKYALSHVNVEFTPPNTSSDAEGYIVSAHQNLDLPPANAMVKSKEPISTKEHDNMMVNLASKLLLKDQIIEEGPLSEESIEGFHAPLPAEVKNDGNTEDVKSGVTSYGTILTDVCSEAMMPELVVSESVILSRIHHSPESTH